One Tachysurus fulvidraco isolate hzauxx_2018 chromosome 2, HZAU_PFXX_2.0, whole genome shotgun sequence DNA segment encodes these proteins:
- the tmcc1b gene encoding transmembrane and coiled-coil domains protein 1b isoform X3: MACVESVLAVMVDRLEVSGLAASPNALSSSSDGGGMYGIDSVDGALDPQRTKQAISQLQQKILKLTEQIKIEQTARDDNVAEYLKLANNADKQQSSRIKQVFEKKNQKSAQTIQQLQRKLEHYHRKLREVEHNGIPRQPKDVLRDMHQGLKDVGAKVTGGLSSISQATHSAAGAVVSKPREFASLIRNKFGSADNISSLKDSLDETQGDEAVPGVVTAAARALATGQLQSSPKYGSEDDCSSATSGSAGANSTTGAPGGPPSSKGNTLEQGQASGLDALFHEIQELRDNQGRLEESFENLKSHYQRDYSLIMQALQEERYRCERLEEQLNDLTELHQNEILNLKQELASMEEKIAYQSYERARDIQEALEACQTRISKMELQQQQQQVVQLEGLENATARTLLGKLINVLLAVMAVLLVFVSTVANCVGPLMKTRSRTLSTLLLVIILAFLWRNWEAISQYLDRFLLHSR; this comes from the exons ATGGCCTGCGTCGAGAGTGTGCTCGCTGTCATg gtggatCGTCTAGAGGTATCTGGCTTGGCTGCATCCCCTAACGCTCTGTCCAGCAGCTCAGATGGCGGGGGTATGTATGGCATAGACTCTGTGGATGGCGCTCTCGACCCGCAGCGCACCAAACAAGCCATTTCACAGCTACAGCAAAAGATCCTCAAGCTCACAGAGCAGATTAAGATCGAGCAGACGGCACGCGACGACAACGTAGCCGAGTACCTGAAGCTGGCCAACAATGCCGACAAGCAGCAGAGCTCGCGCATCAAGCAAGTGTTTGAGAAGAAGAATCAGAAGTCCGCGCAGACCATCCAGCAGCTTCAGAGGAAGCTGGAGCATTACCATCGCAAGCTGAGGGAGGTGGAGCACAACGGCATCCCGCGCCAGCCCAAAGACGTGCTGCGTGACATGCACCAGGGCTTGAAGGACGTTGGCGCCAAG GTGACCGGAGGTCTCTCCAGCATCTCCCAGGCCACTCACTCAGCTGCAGGTGCTGTTGTTTCCAAACCCCGTGAGTTCGCTTCGCTTATCCGCAACAAATTCGGCAGTGCGGACAACATCTCGTCCCTAAAAGACTCTCTGGACGAGACGCAGGGTGACGAGGCTGTGCCTGGTGTTGTAACAGCGGCCGCTAGAGCTCTAGCGACCGGACAGTTGCAGTCCAGCCCCAAGTATGGCAGCGAGGACGACTGCTCGAGCGCCACGTCAGGCTCGGCAGGGGCCAACAGCACCACGGGAGCCCCCGGAGGACCCCCAAGCTCTAAGGGCAACACGCTGGAGCAAGGCCAAGCCTCGGGACTTGATGCTCTTTTTCATGAGATCCAGGAGTTGCGGGACAACCAGGGCCGGCTGGAGGAATCATTTGAGAATCTGAAGAGCCACTATCAGAGGGATTACTCACTTATCATGCAAGCCCTGCAGGAGGAGAGATACAG ATGTGAGCGTCTAGAGGAGCAGCTGAACGATCTCACCGAGCTCCATCAGAATGAAATTCTCAACCTGAAGCAGGAGCTGGCCAGCATGGAAGAAAAAATCGCATATCAGTCTTACGAACGGGCCAGAGACATACAG GAGGCGCTGGAGGCCTGCCAGACACGCATCTCCAAGATGGaactgcagcagcagcagcagcaggtggTGCAGTTGGAGGGGTTGGAGAACGCCACGGCACGCACCCTGCTCGGCAAGCTCATCAACGTTCTGCTGGCTGTCATGGCTGTGCTGCTGGTGTTCGTATCGACGGTGGCGAACTGTGTGGGCCCGCTTATGAAGACTCGCAGCCGCACGCTTTCCACCTTGCTCCTCGTCATCATACTGGCCTTCCTCTGGAGGAACTGGGAGGCCATTTCACAGTACCTGGACCGTTTCTTGCTGCACTCTAGATGA